The genomic window CCTTGAACACCATCTGGGCCCGGAACTAAAAGAGTTTAAATCCTTCACCTTTAGCGATTATAAAGTTGATGTAACCGTTACACGTGAATATGCCTTTTCAACCGAGACATATATCTACACTATTGTATTGGCAAAAGATGGTAAAGAAATAAAAAGCCAGGGCGTAGCTACATCTGTATTGCAAAAAACAAAAGATGGATGGAAGATTTTACAAACACATTCATCATTCAGAAAAGCAAAATAAATTTTAAACATAAAACTTATAACCAATGAAACAGTTGAAAATTTTTCTTTTAATGGCAGTAGCAGTGATTTCCTTCAACGCAGTAAATGCACAAAAACCAAAGGTAAAACCCAATAAAGTGGCGGAAGATACAATGGCCTATCAATGCCCCATGAAATGTGAAGGCGATAAAACATACAGCCAGGCTGGCAAATGCCCAAAGTGCGGTATGAATTTAAAAGCTGTAGCAAAACCGGCAGTGGCAGCAGCCTATCAATGCCCTATGAAATGCGAAGGAGATAAAACATACGACAAAGCAGGCAAATGCCC from Candidatus Dependentiae bacterium includes these protein-coding regions:
- a CDS encoding nuclear transport factor 2 family protein, coding for MRKLLMMVSLLISGVAAFSQTGDKEAVKNVLNSYKKAIEKLDTTGVVNLFVKDSKVYEQASDEGTIGHYLEHHLGPELKEFKSFTFSDYKVDVTVTREYAFSTETYIYTIVLAKDGKEIKSQGVATSVLQKTKDGWKILQTHSSFRKAK